One window of the Bubalus bubalis isolate 160015118507 breed Murrah chromosome 8, NDDB_SH_1, whole genome shotgun sequence genome contains the following:
- the LOC102406025 gene encoding putative olfactory receptor 9A1: MLKNYSSVTEFYLLGFPGSKELHNILFATFFFFYSVTLIGNMVIILTVCVDKRLQSPMYFFLGHLSVLEILITSVAVPLMLWGLLLPGMQVVSLSACCVQLYLYLSLGTSELLLIGAMAVDRYVAVCNPLRYTIIMNSHTCLWVVIVSWVFGFLFQIWPAYATFHLTFCKSNVLDHFYCDRGQLLKLSCDNSLFTEFILFLMAVFIIVGSMIPTIVSYTYIVSTILKIPTASGRRKAFSTCASHFTFVVIGYGSCLFLFVKPKQTQAAEYNRVASLMVLVVNPFLNPFIFTLRNDKFIEAFRNVMKRCYQLLKD; the protein is encoded by the coding sequence ATGTTGAAAAATTACTCTAGTGTCACTGAATTTTATCTCCTTGGCTTCCCTGGCTCTAAAGAACTACACAATATTCTATTTGccaccttctttttcttctactcTGTGACATTAATTGGAAACATGGTCATCATCTTGACAGTCTGTGTTGATAAACGTCTTCAGTCCCCTATGTATTTCTTCCTGGGTCACCTGTCTGTCCTGGAGATCCTGATCACATCTGTGGCCGTCCCTCTGATGCTCTGGGGTCTGCTTCTTCCTGGGATGCAGGTGGTATCTTTGAGTGCCTGTTGTGTACAATTGTATTTGTACCTGTCTTTGGGAACGTCGGAGTTGTTATTAATAGGAGCGATGGCTGTGGACCGTTACGTGGCCGTCTGTAACCCTCTGCGGTACACCATCATTATGAACAGCCACACCTGTCTCTGGGTGGTAATTGTGTCCTGGGTGTTTGGCTTCCTGTTTCAAATCTGGCCAGCCTATGCCACGTTTCATCTTACTTTCTGCAAATCAAATGTGCTAGACCATTTTTACTGTGACCGAGGGCAACTGCTCAAACTATCCTGTGACAACAGTCTTTTCACAGagtttattctgtttttaatggCTGTTTTCATTATTGTTGGTTCGATGATCCCTACAATTGTCTCCTACACCTACATCGTATCCACCATCCTCAAGATCCCCACTGCCTCCGGCCGCAGGAAAGCCTTCTCTACGTGTGCCTCTCACTTCACCTTTGTTGTCATCGGCTATGGCAGCTGCTTGTTCCTCTTTGTGAAACCCAAGCAAACACAGGCCGCTGAGTACAACAGGGTAGCGTCACTGATGGTTTTAGTGGTGAACCCTTTTCTGAACCCTTTTATCTTCACTCTCCGGAATGACAAATTCATAGAGGCCTTCCGAAATGTCATGAAACGCTGCTATCAACTCCTGAAGGATTAG